AAAATtaagatttaaaattatttgaaaactagtaatgaatttttttaataatttttaaaattttaatatctaCTTACaagtttttaataattttctcaAACCCATTTAATTGTGAAAGACTTGGTCAATATCCCTTTCACTTGTAGTATTTTCCAAGTTATACTTTTTAGCTTAAATTCTGCCACTGACAGTTTATTCTATCCTAAAATCAAGAATATTGACTTGTTCTTATTACAAAATGTCAAAacgtaaaagaaaaaaaaagaagtaaatagACGGCCAAGATGGGGACTTTTAttcaaataatgacaaaaaagaattagaaaacAAGCAATTTCGGTGTAGATTCCATCTCctaaaatgatttttctttaattagtaTCTATAACAATGTAAATAATTTTAGTAAAGATGAAGAGTAggtaataatttttatatattttttttaaaaaagtagaaGAACTGAAGTAATCAGATCTACATTGAAGAGCGAGTGTAATATTCATTGATCAAATCATTCTTTCAAAGAACTAATTATAATCATCTCGgaaacaacttcaacaacacctTCACTACAAAGAGTAGTGTAGcaacacataaataaataaattgaccTTGAATATACCATGTACTTTTTCGACGAAGAGGATTCAGTTGAACCCCTTGCACCCAGAGTTCCGCCCCCTAGTCCCTCCTTGTCATCTCAAGACCAAgtctctctttcttttctttccatcAGATTTTACACACTACTTAAAATACAGATGATGAATCCTACACCTACCAACAAAAATTGTCATAGAAAAGGATGGAAGGAGGAGTTATAAAGCAACGTCAATGAATCATAAGATgttaacaacaataacatactcagtgaaatcccacaagtgggttCTGGGAtgggtagagtgtatgcagacgTTACTCcttacctcgtggaggtagaaaGGTTGTTTCTGAAAATAAGATGTTAGGTAAATGACAAGCTAGTTTCTTAAGGTATCAAGCACTATTCctggaaaaagaaattaaaagaagtTCCTTCAAAGGTAAGCAGATTACGCAGCATGAGTTCCATCTTCACTCTACTGAAAATGGAAGGAGATGACAAAGAGAACCAGAAAAAGAAGGAACATAATATGTAAAAAGATGGGGTGAAGAATACAACACCTGATTCATTGAAGAATATACTGTGATGACAATTCTCACTCAGATAAATGCACAAGAATTCATTCTTAATTGCCAAGAAAGAAAGTTGATAGTAAAAGCAATTGATAAATCTACAATTGGTTGTGTGTAACACATACTTGAGCCATCAACTCTTTACTGTATTCCAACTGTTCTATTCAAATACTTCAGTGACCTTAACTATGCGCTATACATTGACACACAAATAAAACACAACTTCAAATACTTCAGCGACATATATGATATCACAGTAACAGTACCAAATACTTCCAGTGACATATGATACCTCAGTAAATACTGCCAAGTACCAACACTGTCGGAGGAAAGCCTTGATATTGCTCTTGCGAGCATGTTCTTTTAACTAGCTGAATGTTACATCTCAAATTCTTGATCTTTTCAAACaagttatttttgaaattctagtTTTACTGAGATGTAACTGTTCCTTCACTATATTTACTAGTGTATTGAGGGTGTAAATTTCCTGTGAGGCTTGCGATGAAACTTTCAGAGGTTGTGCTGTGTACTTCAAGAACTAATAGAGTGGATGGTTTTTATGCTCCTGTAACTAAATATAATTAACCATGACAAAATAGTTAGTAGAGTAGTTAATAGATAGGAGTGCAAGGAAAATGTTCTCAAACAAATGTCGTACACTTAACAGATCCTAGTTAAAATCAACTTCAGAAGTATCACGATTTTATGTTTATGGACGGACCATGTTTTCACTAGCTATCTACTTATATCCTAATGCAGAATTACCACATTTTATAGCAAAGGGACATTTGATGGAATGGAAGTGACATACATAATTCCCGCAAGCACTGGCTTTCATGCTGTTAATGCACTTGCCTTCTCACGTCTTTAGATTGTGATCATTTGTCCCTGGACCAGTCCCCACTTTTACCTCCAGTTTTACGTTCAAGCCTGATATCTGTAATCTGAATATTCTTCGAAGCGGCCTTGCACATGTCATACACTGTTAGACTAGCAACAGTTACTGCTGTCAAGGCTTCCATCTCCACACCAGTTTTTCCATCTGAGGCAGCTTCCCCTTCTATTTCAACGCTAAAATCTTGAGGGTTCAAAGCCAAGTCCACTCGGACATGTGTCAAGTTGATGTTGTGACATAGTGGGATGAGATTGCTTGTTTGCTTCGCTCCACAAATTCCAGCTAACTTTGCCACACTCAGGACATCTCCTTTTCCCATTTGATTGGCTGAAACCAGATCAAATACCTTATGTCCTAAAATAACCTTGCCACGTGCAATGGCCACTCTCCTGCTAATATTTTTAAGAGATACATCCACCATTTGAGCTTCACCTTTGCTGCCAATATGTGTCAATCCAGCAAAAGATTTTTTATCATCCATTTCGACAGTACTAAGCTTCAAGTCTTGTGTCATACTTTGATTGTCAATGGAACCAGAAAGGCTAGACGGAGGAGGTTCACCAAATACAGATTCCATTTCCTAGTAAGAAGATGAGCAAAATTTTTCAGAAAGCATCCAACGCCTATTTTTTACAAGATTCAAGCAACAAAGCAAATAATTACGGCTAATAAAATGAAGTCGGTCACTGACAGCTCATAAAATTCGTTTCAGGTTCAACGGCTAAAGCTATGTCTCCTTCATGAGTCATGAGTAATATCCTATGAAAATATGAGATTAAATACTTAtattcttttgcaaaatatGAGTCCAATATTAACTATCTCCTCCCTTTTCCCACTTTTCATTAGTAAGAACCCCGGTAAActttcaagtctcatcatttaCACTCTGCAGATTAAGTCATTCTCAAAGCTCTGGCTGCAAATAAGCAAACATTTTGACCAACTGACATAAATGGTTCATGAACAAACTCCAAGGTTTATTCAATAGAAGCTGACAAGAGGTAATTGGCCCTCTATTGCATTTTCCACGCATTAAGATAAAACATAGCTCGGTATCTATCGACACCAACCCATTCAACCTGTTAGTTGCCCAATGGGACACAGGATGAGATTCcagatatattatttaaatcaatcagctgattgaattttaaaatgtcTTCAACAGAAAGATCTCAAGCCTTTAATGATTGAACTACCAGTTCATTATACTGTTGATGAACCACAACATTCATCTAATAAGTAAACATAAGCCTAAAGTCTCAAAAAGAAAAACGTTAAAATCTTGAAACAAAACTTCAGCTTCCGTTTGGccataaattttgaagttgaaacttgCAAATTGAGCTTttaaagttgtgatttttggaATTTGAAGTGGTGTTTGGACATGCATTTTACTCAGAAAAGATTTGAACTTTTGTGAGTGGAAATCCCAAAACTCCAAAAACTAATCTAAGCCatattttgggaacttgaaaataTTCTTGATCAGATTAAATTTCATGAGCAAACAGATATTTGAACTAGGTATACCTGATTGAGCTTGGAAATAGCTTTAGACATATCATGGCTACCAATACTACTAAATAACCTTCTTGATAAAGGTAATGCTGTTCTTAATACAACTCCGTGAAGAAGCATCACTATTCAACTGCTCCAACAAAAACCCTTAACTGCAATCAGACAAAATTACAAAgagcaaagtcaaattttgaacTTTCATTGAGGCATTTTCACAAACACTTTGACTACAATACTATACAAGCTCAAAATGACTATTGGGGTTAATgtagaaacaagtaattaaagagaaaaattaaCCTGCCTAGGTAAGCACTTTGTCCTCACCGAATAAACTGACAGAGGGTGTAACACCTGcaatatgaattttttaaagCATAAAATGTTAAAACTAAATTTATATCTACTAAGACATGAATTTATAATTGAATTAGATAATACTGAATTTAGATATTtctttaagaataaaataaaaattatctagCAAAATTATGTCATActtgaaaatacttttttaaattGGCATTAAAAGCAAAAATTAGAGATAAAGAGGTTGTTCGTGcttaaacttatataattttttttatcttactcaaatactataaaattactttaaaaaactATTTCGATTCAAAAGGCACTATGTATTTGgctttataaattttgaatgtgTTTTGCTtaagacaaaaataatatatttatatttaggaCAAATATTGCAACACAAATGGTTCTATGGTCTAGTGGTCAGGACATTGGACTCTGAATCCAGTAACCCGAGTTCAAATCTCGGTAGAACCtcaacttttcctttttttttttgtgtgtttttaaGAAACATTTAGAGGATATTTCGCTCGGACTTTTCAAAAGTGTTAGTGTATCTGTGTCGGATTCTCTAAAATTACACTACTTTTAAAAGATTCAACATGCACGACATTTTTGTGAAGACTGAGCAACATAGCTAGAGTAGGGTATCATCAATCATCCTACCGGACGAGTAATAGCTTTCCCTCTTCTCCCTTTTGGAGTCACTATTAATTGGACTTGGACTTTATGTTAATGTTATTTTGtaaaattcaacttcaaatccATATTTCAGAagttttgaacttgaaattgcGATTTAATTACGATTCATAGCTACATGTAAGCAGAGGCGGATTCAGATGCAAAGTTGGGGTGCATGTGCATCCATTAATTTCGGAAAAGAATATGtatttatatgtatatctatcttGAAAAACTGACAGAAATTAGGATATAATTAACCGTGCACCCATGAAGAGCATAAAAGTGCCTTGTACCGCTAGTACAAGCCAAAGGTACCACTTACGAGACCAAGGTTTGAATTTAACTAAAgccatattttgttgtttttattttaagtttagatTAATGCACCCAAAGTCTTTAAATCTTGGGTTCGCCTGTACATGTAAGAAGGAGGTGAGAGATGaccgagattgggagagggaga
The DNA window shown above is from Solanum stenotomum isolate F172 chromosome 6, ASM1918654v1, whole genome shotgun sequence and carries:
- the LOC125867524 gene encoding cyclic pyranopterin monophosphate synthase, mitochondrial, which translates into the protein MLLHGVVLRTALPLSRRLFSSIGSHDMSKAISKLNQEMESVFGEPPPSSLSGSIDNQSMTQDLKLSTVEMDDKKSFAGLTHIGSKGEAQMVDVSLKNISRRVAIARGKVILGHKVFDLVSANQMGKGDVLSVAKLAGICGAKQTSNLIPLCHNINLTHVRVDLALNPQDFSVEIEGEAASDGKTGVEMEALTAVTVASLTVYDMCKAASKNIQITDIRLERKTGGKSGDWSRDK